From Bosea sp. NBC_00550, the proteins below share one genomic window:
- a CDS encoding aminotransferase-like domain-containing protein: MAAVRDRLAARSLAPGDRLPSIRRFAATMRVSPSTIVEAYDRLAAEGLIRARHGSGFYVTGNGLPPLTLTQAASPRERAVDPFWVSRQSLDAEDTALKPGCGWLPADWMPGEALRRGFRALARAPDALLSDYGSTRGSSDLRRHLLGRFVEQGLAVGPEQLMLTGSGTQALDLVCRFLLRPGDTVLVDDPCYFNFQALLRAHQLRVLGVPYTPSGPDAVAFEALAAAERPRLYITNSGLHNPTGASLSPQTAFRILQAAAAHGLTIVEDEIFADFEPEPSPRLALLDGLDRVIRIGSFSKTLSASVRCGYIAARSDWIEGLIDFQLATNFGGPSPVAADLIAGVLAGGGYRKHMEEVRRRLTQARREIAGRLEELGIRPWLMPRGGFYLWCSLPEGVDSAELARLAVAQEVVLAPGNVFSVSQSAGGFMRFNVAQSRDPRVMEVLRQGFEQLRQGGAATG, translated from the coding sequence ATGGCGGCCGTTCGGGACAGGCTCGCGGCGCGGTCGCTGGCTCCCGGCGACCGGCTGCCGTCGATCCGCCGTTTCGCCGCAACGATGCGGGTTTCGCCATCGACCATCGTCGAGGCCTATGACCGGTTGGCGGCCGAAGGCCTGATCCGTGCCCGCCATGGCTCGGGTTTCTATGTCACCGGCAATGGCCTGCCGCCCTTGACGCTGACGCAGGCCGCATCGCCGCGCGAGCGCGCTGTCGATCCGTTCTGGGTTTCCCGGCAGTCGCTCGATGCGGAGGACACCGCCCTCAAGCCTGGCTGTGGCTGGTTGCCGGCCGACTGGATGCCGGGGGAGGCGCTTCGTCGGGGCTTTCGCGCGCTGGCACGGGCCCCGGATGCGCTGCTGTCCGATTATGGCAGCACGCGCGGGTCATCGGATTTGCGCCGCCATCTGCTCGGCCGCTTCGTCGAGCAGGGGCTGGCAGTCGGCCCGGAGCAGTTGATGCTGACCGGCTCGGGCACGCAGGCTCTCGATCTGGTCTGCCGTTTTCTGCTGCGGCCGGGCGATACGGTCCTGGTCGACGATCCCTGCTATTTCAATTTCCAGGCCCTCTTGCGGGCGCATCAGCTCCGCGTTCTCGGCGTGCCCTATACCCCGTCCGGGCCCGATGCCGTCGCGTTCGAGGCGTTGGCCGCTGCCGAGCGACCGCGTCTCTACATCACCAATTCCGGGCTGCACAATCCGACCGGCGCGAGCCTCTCGCCGCAGACGGCCTTCCGCATCCTGCAAGCTGCAGCTGCTCATGGCCTGACGATCGTCGAGGATGAGATCTTCGCCGATTTCGAACCGGAGCCTTCGCCGCGCCTCGCTTTGTTGGATGGACTCGATCGGGTCATACGGATCGGTAGCTTCTCGAAGACGCTCTCGGCCTCCGTGCGTTGCGGCTACATTGCCGCAAGATCCGACTGGATCGAAGGCCTCATCGATTTCCAGCTCGCCACGAATTTCGGCGGGCCGAGCCCGGTCGCGGCCGATCTGATCGCGGGCGTCCTCGCTGGAGGCGGTTACCGCAAGCATATGGAGGAGGTGCGCCGCCGCCTCACGCAGGCACGGCGCGAGATCGCGGGCCGGCTGGAGGAGCTCGGCATCCGGCCCTGGCTGATGCCGCGCGGCGGCTTCTATCTCTGGTGCAGCCTGCCCGAAGGCGTCGATTCCGCCGAGCTGGCCCGGCTGGCCGTGGCGCAGGAGGTCGTTCTGGCGCCCGGCAACGTCTTCAGCGTCTCGCAGAGCGCCGGTGGCTTCATGCGCTTCAACGTGGCCCAATCGCGCGATCCGCGCGTCATGGAAGTGCTGCGGCAAGGGTTCGAGCAGTTGCGGCAGGGCGGAGCCGCCACAGGCTGA
- the hemC gene encoding hydroxymethylbilane synthase yields MHLRIGTRRSPLAMAQTNHVMGLIREKFPETEFTLCQIATIADRDRVSEFHQFGMVGVFAVEHEQQLVRREVDFVVHSLKDLPTTLHDGLVLASVPPREDPRDALCGVTMASLRQGARVGTGSLRRRAQILNLRPDVTVVPIRGNVGPRLAKIGGEDALDAVILAQAGLRRLGLDEASSEVLASSLFPYAVGQGALGLEARADDAAVIEILQAIQCPKTRAEVEAEREMMHALGAGCSLPVGACASWEGDRLTLHAQVTSVDGAERVVASDSAAPEQARELGLAVAEILKERGGGAILEKSYRGYYPTFKTL; encoded by the coding sequence ATGCATCTGAGGATCGGCACGCGCCGCAGCCCGCTGGCGATGGCCCAGACCAACCACGTCATGGGGCTGATCCGGGAGAAGTTCCCGGAGACGGAATTCACCCTCTGCCAGATCGCGACGATCGCGGATCGCGACCGCGTCTCCGAATTCCATCAATTCGGCATGGTCGGCGTCTTCGCCGTCGAGCACGAGCAGCAGCTCGTGCGCCGTGAGGTCGATTTCGTCGTCCATTCGCTGAAGGATCTGCCGACGACCCTGCATGATGGGCTCGTTCTCGCTTCCGTGCCGCCGCGGGAGGACCCGCGCGATGCGCTTTGCGGTGTGACGATGGCCTCGCTCCGCCAGGGCGCGCGGGTCGGCACCGGTTCGCTGCGGCGCCGCGCCCAGATCCTGAATCTGCGGCCCGATGTCACCGTCGTTCCCATTCGGGGCAATGTCGGGCCGCGCCTCGCCAAGATCGGGGGCGAGGATGCTCTTGATGCCGTGATTCTCGCCCAAGCCGGCCTACGCCGCCTCGGACTGGACGAGGCTTCGTCGGAGGTTCTGGCCTCGTCGCTGTTTCCCTATGCCGTGGGGCAGGGAGCGCTTGGACTTGAAGCCCGCGCCGACGATGCTGCGGTGATCGAGATCCTGCAGGCGATCCAGTGCCCGAAAACGCGTGCCGAGGTGGAAGCCGAGCGCGAGATGATGCATGCGCTGGGGGCAGGCTGCAGCCTGCCGGTCGGCGCCTGCGCGAGTTGGGAAGGCGATCGCCTGACGCTCCACGCGCAGGTCACCTCCGTCGACGGCGCGGAACGCGTCGTCGCCAGCGACAGCGCCGCGCCTGAACAGGCACGGGAACTCGGCCTCGCCGTTGCAGAAATCCTGAAAGAGCGCGGCGGCGGAGCGATTCTCGAGAAGAGCTATCGCGGCTACTATCCGACCTTCAAGACGCTCTAG
- a CDS encoding DNA topoisomerase IB: MPASQHAKPRPPSTRLRRVSSDELTIRRVRHGRSFGYRDEDDAKITDESTLARIRSLAIPPAYQGVRIAADPRAHLQAVGHDEAGRIQHRYHPEWEKVRERRKLKRLAQLIAALPKLRARIVADMKARTLSQEKALACAAAIIDRGHLRVGNEAYAKANGSHGTSTLLKRHVTLTGTRVALHFRGKSGKDIACAIDEAPLARALARIAALPGRRLLQYRREDGSVAAIHATDINAYLKTACSLPISSKDLRMLAANAAAAELLLAGEVMATETGRKRQLADIMRAISERLVNTPAVVRKSYVHAIVIEAYASGRLQRSYAKARARPGCSRIERALGLLAA, from the coding sequence ATGCCGGCTTCCCAGCACGCTAAACCACGCCCGCCCTCGACGCGACTGCGGCGTGTTTCGTCGGACGAACTGACGATCCGGCGCGTCCGGCATGGCCGCTCCTTCGGCTATCGCGATGAGGACGACGCGAAGATCACGGATGAGAGCACGCTGGCCCGCATCCGCTCCCTCGCCATTCCCCCGGCCTATCAGGGTGTCCGCATCGCCGCCGATCCACGCGCGCACCTGCAGGCCGTCGGCCATGACGAAGCCGGGCGTATTCAGCATCGCTACCACCCGGAGTGGGAGAAGGTGCGCGAGCGGCGCAAACTGAAACGCCTCGCCCAGCTGATCGCGGCCCTGCCGAAGCTGCGCGCCCGGATCGTAGCCGACATGAAGGCGCGCACGCTATCGCAGGAAAAAGCCCTCGCCTGCGCCGCGGCCATCATCGACCGCGGCCATCTGCGCGTCGGCAACGAGGCCTACGCCAAGGCCAATGGCAGCCACGGCACCTCGACGCTGCTCAAGCGGCATGTGACGCTGACGGGGACGCGGGTCGCGCTCCATTTCCGCGGCAAGAGCGGCAAGGACATCGCCTGCGCGATCGACGAGGCGCCGCTCGCGCGAGCGCTGGCGCGCATCGCCGCGTTGCCGGGGCGGCGGCTGCTGCAATATCGCCGCGAGGACGGCTCGGTGGCGGCGATCCATGCGACCGATATCAACGCCTATCTCAAGACCGCCTGCAGCCTCCCGATCAGCAGCAAGGACCTGCGAATGCTCGCCGCCAACGCCGCCGCGGCGGAGCTTCTGCTGGCCGGCGAAGTGATGGCGACCGAAACCGGGCGCAAGCGCCAGCTCGCCGACATCATGCGCGCGATCTCGGAGCGGCTGGTCAACACGCCTGCTGTGGTCCGCAAGAGCTATGTCCACGCCATCGTCATCGAGGCCTATGCCAGCGGCCGGCTGCAGCGCAGCTACGCGAAGGCGCGTGCCCGGCCGGGCTGTTCGCGGATCGAGCGCGCGCTCGGGCTGCTCGCGGCCTGA
- a CDS encoding M81 family metallopeptidase: MARRVLIAEFMHETNTFSVQLTDEATFRAHGVFLGNAIPGAFRGTRTSMGAAFEAADKFGWSLTHPLVTGANPSGRVTDAAFDVFAAHIVDAADGVDGVLLHLHGAMATESSDDGEGELLARLRKRIGPDVPVVAVLDLHATVTQLMADNANALISYRTYPHIDQYERTWQAAELLERAMKGEIRPKVALARRPILYALDGGRTTSPPFLELLRRGDVLEAAGDALVVSVQAGFSSADVHDIGPSIAVTADDRGKAQAIAEELMDYAWEQRRFSSIHFTPLAEAIAAAKAGEADAGKPGYKPLVISDYSDNPGSGAYGDATNLLRAVLDARLKNVGFHAICDPEAALAAQAAGVGNRVKLRLGGKVDPSMGGGPLDLDAHVVAITDGHFICYGPMAGGVWRNYGLSALLRVDDVEIVVITHNGQATDLAQFTSLGVDPTRKSTVIVKSMQHFRAAFEPIAHEVLEVDTGALSTRNFKERPYRKVRRPIFPLDDI, encoded by the coding sequence ATGGCGCGGCGCGTACTGATCGCTGAGTTCATGCACGAGACGAACACCTTCAGTGTTCAGCTCACGGACGAGGCCACCTTCCGGGCGCATGGCGTCTTTCTGGGCAACGCGATTCCCGGGGCTTTCCGCGGCACGCGTACCTCGATGGGTGCTGCCTTCGAGGCAGCCGACAAGTTCGGCTGGAGCCTCACGCATCCGCTCGTGACCGGCGCCAACCCTTCCGGCCGCGTGACCGATGCCGCCTTCGATGTCTTCGCCGCTCACATCGTCGATGCCGCCGATGGCGTCGACGGCGTGCTGCTGCATCTGCACGGCGCCATGGCGACGGAAAGCTCCGATGATGGCGAGGGCGAATTGCTGGCGCGCCTGCGCAAGCGCATCGGCCCTGATGTGCCGGTCGTCGCGGTGCTCGACCTGCACGCCACGGTTACGCAGCTCATGGCGGATAATGCCAATGCGCTGATTTCCTACCGAACCTATCCGCATATCGACCAGTACGAGCGGACCTGGCAGGCGGCGGAACTGCTGGAGCGCGCCATGAAGGGTGAGATCCGGCCGAAGGTCGCGCTTGCCCGGCGCCCGATCCTCTATGCGCTCGATGGCGGGCGCACCACCTCGCCGCCTTTCCTGGAGTTGCTGCGCCGTGGCGATGTGCTGGAAGCCGCGGGAGACGCGCTCGTGGTCAGCGTCCAGGCCGGCTTCTCTTCTGCCGATGTTCACGACATCGGCCCTTCCATCGCAGTGACAGCCGATGATCGCGGCAAGGCGCAGGCCATCGCCGAAGAACTGATGGACTACGCCTGGGAGCAGCGCCGCTTTTCCTCGATCCATTTCACGCCGCTCGCGGAAGCCATCGCTGCAGCCAAGGCCGGCGAGGCCGATGCCGGCAAACCCGGCTACAAGCCGCTGGTGATCTCGGACTATTCCGATAACCCCGGCTCCGGCGCCTATGGCGACGCGACCAACCTGCTGCGCGCTGTTCTCGACGCACGACTGAAGAATGTCGGCTTCCATGCGATCTGCGACCCAGAAGCGGCGCTGGCCGCGCAGGCGGCCGGTGTCGGCAACCGCGTCAAGCTCAGGCTGGGTGGCAAGGTCGATCCGAGCATGGGCGGCGGTCCGCTCGATCTTGACGCCCATGTCGTCGCGATCACGGACGGACATTTCATCTGCTACGGCCCGATGGCAGGCGGCGTCTGGCGCAACTACGGCCTCTCGGCGCTGCTGCGGGTCGATGATGTTGAGATCGTCGTCATCACCCATAACGGCCAGGCGACCGACCTCGCCCAGTTCACCTCGCTCGGTGTCGATCCGACCCGGAAATCGACCGTGATCGTCAAGTCGATGCAGCATTTCCGAGCCGCCTTCGAGCCGATCGCGCACGAGGTGCTGGAGGTCGACACCGGCGCGCTTTCGACCCGCAATTTCAAGGAGCGGCCCTACCGCAAGGTGCGCAGGCCGATCTTCCCGCTCGATGATATCTGA
- a CDS encoding amidohydrolase, translating to MAVHADIVLRNGPIWCGREDGVVEALAIWQGRVLAAGPDSEIAPLVGPQTRVIDLKGRLATPGLNDSHLHLVSLGMTMGWVDSKPEAAPTLEALLGAISARAATLKPGEWILSRGYDQTKLDTGRHPYREELDRAAPNNPVMLVRACGHIAICNSEALRLGGIDEKSPTPQGGLIEQQNGRLTGLLAENARAPVQAAVPAATEEDIIAGIERGGRYLLSLGITSCMDAAVGQKGGFREIAAYHRAKRDGRLPVRTWLTLLGDDGRSIVPQCYDAGLISGTGDDMLMVGAVKLFLDGSAGGRTAWMTEPYLGEDKTTGVWMWDDAELERMVLDAHRKGYQLACHAIGDAAIEQLITAYEKALAAYPDPDRRHRIEHCGFSTPAQHERMVKAGIYPCPQQVFIHDFGDAYVKVLGPERALPSYPFRTWFDLGLKPATGSDAPVCDPNPFPNFHTMLTRQTWKGTVMDAGQRVSIEEALQAYTEFGAFSQKQENVKGRLAPGFLADVAVFSRDLLEADPADILKDTRCDLTILGGEVVYER from the coding sequence ATGGCGGTTCATGCCGATATCGTGCTGCGCAACGGGCCGATCTGGTGCGGGCGCGAGGATGGCGTCGTCGAGGCGCTGGCGATCTGGCAGGGCAGGGTGCTGGCGGCCGGGCCGGATAGCGAGATCGCACCTCTCGTCGGGCCGCAGACCCGCGTGATCGATCTGAAGGGCCGGCTGGCGACGCCGGGTCTCAACGACTCGCATCTGCATCTCGTCTCGCTCGGCATGACCATGGGCTGGGTCGATTCCAAGCCTGAGGCGGCGCCGACGCTGGAGGCGCTGCTCGGCGCCATCTCGGCCCGCGCCGCGACGCTGAAGCCCGGCGAATGGATCCTCTCGCGCGGCTACGACCAGACCAAGCTCGATACCGGCCGCCACCCCTATCGCGAGGAACTCGACCGCGCGGCCCCGAACAATCCGGTGATGCTGGTGCGGGCCTGCGGCCATATCGCGATCTGCAACTCCGAGGCGCTCCGTCTCGGCGGCATCGACGAGAAGTCCCCGACGCCGCAGGGCGGGCTGATCGAGCAGCAGAACGGCCGCCTGACTGGCCTGCTTGCCGAAAATGCCCGCGCTCCGGTGCAGGCTGCGGTCCCCGCCGCGACCGAGGAGGATATCATCGCCGGCATCGAGCGCGGCGGCCGCTACCTGCTCTCGCTCGGCATCACCAGCTGCATGGATGCCGCTGTCGGCCAGAAGGGTGGTTTCCGCGAGATCGCGGCCTATCATCGGGCCAAGCGCGACGGGCGCCTGCCGGTCCGCACCTGGCTGACATTGCTGGGCGATGACGGCCGCTCGATCGTGCCCCAATGCTACGACGCCGGGCTGATCTCGGGCACCGGCGACGACATGCTGATGGTCGGTGCGGTCAAGCTCTTCCTCGACGGCTCGGCCGGCGGGCGCACCGCCTGGATGACGGAGCCCTATCTCGGCGAGGACAAGACCACCGGCGTCTGGATGTGGGACGATGCCGAGCTGGAGCGCATGGTGCTCGACGCCCACAGGAAGGGCTACCAGCTCGCCTGTCACGCCATCGGCGACGCGGCGATCGAGCAGCTCATCACCGCCTATGAGAAAGCGCTTGCCGCCTATCCGGACCCCGACCGGCGCCACCGCATCGAGCATTGCGGCTTCTCGACGCCGGCCCAGCACGAGCGCATGGTCAAGGCCGGCATCTATCCCTGCCCGCAGCAGGTCTTCATCCATGATTTCGGCGATGCCTACGTCAAGGTGCTCGGGCCGGAGCGCGCGCTGCCGAGCTATCCCTTCCGCACCTGGTTCGATCTCGGCCTGAAGCCTGCTACCGGCAGCGACGCGCCGGTCTGCGACCCCAATCCCTTCCCGAACTTCCACACCATGCTGACCCGCCAGACCTGGAAGGGCACGGTGATGGATGCCGGCCAGCGCGTCTCGATCGAGGAAGCCCTTCAGGCCTACACCGAGTTCGGCGCCTTCTCGCAGAAGCAGGAGAACGTGAAGGGGCGCCTCGCTCCGGGCTTCCTGGCCGACGTCGCAGTGTTCTCGCGCGACCTGCTCGAAGCCGATCCGGCCGACATCCTCAAGGATACGCGCTGCGATCTGACCATCCTCGGCGGCGAAGTGGTCTACGAGCGTTGA
- a CDS encoding ABC transporter substrate-binding protein, which produces MKKLAFATALTLAAFTVQAQAQEPRRGGTIRFTAPYGASFVSNDSHVSNQIQDEIYGYALHGMLFRWDSNAGKPMPEVAESVTASADGLTYTLKLREAFFHNGRKLTADDVIWSFTRIMDGSKNYPGALYVARVKGATEVPKGQAKEISGLKKVDDSTVEMTMTDKVDPGFLFYSATTAILPAKEAQEPDFFNKPIGLGPFKFVEHVPGSRMVFDRWEKYYKPGKPYADKLVISPMGEAAARDVAFRNKEIDVSILGSTQYVAYKADPNLSKGILEVAEVFTRNMGMNPEFKPFSDKRVRQAINHAIDSELIIKRLVRDKAYRAVSWLPSSVPAFDKDAKPYAFDPEKAKKLLAEAGYPDGFEFEWTATPNESWGIPIVEATIPMLAKVGIKVKVKPVETSALGGVVAKGDFQAYIWSNTSGPDALTRLKCFHSATPRSSCNYTTFKNAEYDKLIDAAAAESDPAKQLGMLRKANAMLQDEAPVWFFNYNKAVLAYQPWLRGLQPNATELALQRYEDLWVDASSPAAK; this is translated from the coding sequence TTGAAGAAACTTGCCTTCGCCACAGCGCTGACGCTGGCGGCCTTTACGGTGCAGGCGCAGGCCCAGGAGCCGCGCCGCGGCGGGACGATCCGCTTCACGGCGCCTTATGGCGCGTCTTTCGTCAGCAATGACAGCCACGTCTCGAACCAGATCCAGGACGAGATCTACGGCTACGCGCTGCATGGCATGCTGTTCCGCTGGGATTCGAACGCCGGCAAGCCGATGCCGGAAGTCGCAGAAAGCGTCACGGCTTCGGCCGACGGCCTGACCTATACCCTCAAGCTGCGCGAGGCCTTTTTCCATAATGGTCGCAAGCTCACTGCTGACGATGTGATCTGGTCCTTCACCCGCATCATGGACGGATCGAAGAACTATCCGGGCGCCCTCTACGTCGCCCGTGTCAAGGGTGCGACGGAGGTTCCGAAGGGCCAGGCCAAGGAGATCTCGGGCCTGAAGAAGGTGGACGATTCCACCGTCGAGATGACGATGACCGACAAGGTCGATCCGGGCTTCCTGTTCTACAGCGCGACCACTGCGATCCTGCCGGCCAAGGAGGCGCAGGAGCCGGACTTCTTCAACAAGCCGATCGGCCTGGGGCCGTTCAAGTTCGTCGAGCACGTGCCCGGTTCGCGCATGGTCTTCGATCGCTGGGAGAAGTACTACAAGCCCGGCAAGCCCTATGCCGACAAGCTGGTGATTTCGCCGATGGGCGAGGCAGCTGCACGCGACGTTGCCTTCCGCAACAAGGAGATCGACGTCTCGATCCTCGGTTCGACCCAGTATGTCGCCTACAAGGCCGATCCGAACCTCTCCAAGGGCATCCTGGAGGTCGCCGAGGTCTTCACCCGCAACATGGGCATGAACCCGGAGTTCAAGCCCTTCTCCGACAAGCGGGTGCGCCAGGCGATCAACCATGCGATCGACAGCGAACTCATCATCAAGCGCCTCGTCCGCGACAAGGCCTATCGCGCGGTAAGCTGGCTGCCGAGTTCGGTCCCGGCTTTCGACAAGGACGCCAAGCCCTACGCTTTCGATCCCGAGAAGGCCAAGAAGCTGCTCGCCGAAGCCGGCTATCCCGACGGTTTCGAGTTCGAGTGGACCGCGACGCCGAACGAAAGCTGGGGTATCCCGATCGTCGAGGCGACGATCCCGATGCTCGCCAAGGTCGGCATTAAGGTGAAGGTCAAGCCGGTCGAGACCTCGGCGCTCGGTGGCGTCGTCGCGAAGGGCGATTTTCAGGCCTATATCTGGTCCAACACCTCCGGCCCGGATGCGTTGACGCGGCTGAAGTGCTTCCATTCCGCCACGCCGCGTTCCTCCTGCAACTACACCACCTTCAAGAACGCCGAATACGACAAGCTGATCGACGCGGCCGCGGCCGAGAGCGATCCGGCCAAGCAGCTCGGCATGCTGAGGAAGGCCAACGCCATGCTGCAGGACGAGGCTCCGGTCTGGTTCTTCAACTACAACAAGGCGGTGCTGGCCTATCAGCCCTGGCTGCGCGGCCTGCAGCCGAACGCGACCGAGCTCGCGCTCCAGCGCTACGAGGATCTCTGGGTCGACGCGTCTTCGCCCGCGGCGAAGTAA
- a CDS encoding ABC transporter permease — MLPYVVRRLLQAIPILLAVAGLVFVMFSVIPGDFASTQMSDGRSVVDAEQVARMNKQFGLDDPLHVRFAKYAAKLATLDLGTSFRTRQPVINSLLERIWPSLQLAVAAMVFAIALGIPLGFLAALKPGGWLDMQSMFVAVSGLSLPQFWLGLMLMYAFALVLGWFPSFGYGDGNPRYIVLPAVALGVAPLALLARTTRAAVLEVMNADFVRTARAKGNSEVRVMRWHVARNAMVIVLTTLGLQFGSIMGGAVVIEKLFAWPGIGSLLVDSVSLRDIPVVQACILLLVLFFLVVNIIVDVLCALIDPRIKYT; from the coding sequence ATGCTGCCCTATGTCGTCCGCCGTCTGCTGCAGGCCATCCCGATCCTGCTTGCGGTAGCCGGGCTTGTCTTCGTGATGTTCAGCGTCATTCCCGGCGACTTCGCCTCGACCCAGATGTCCGATGGCCGTTCGGTCGTCGATGCAGAGCAGGTCGCGCGCATGAACAAGCAATTCGGCCTCGACGATCCCCTCCATGTGCGCTTTGCAAAGTACGCCGCGAAGCTTGCGACGCTCGATCTCGGCACCTCGTTCCGCACCCGCCAGCCGGTGATCAATTCCCTGCTCGAGCGGATCTGGCCCAGTCTGCAGCTGGCCGTCGCCGCAATGGTGTTCGCCATCGCCCTCGGCATTCCGCTCGGCTTCCTGGCGGCGCTGAAACCGGGCGGCTGGCTCGACATGCAATCGATGTTCGTCGCCGTGTCGGGCCTGTCCCTGCCGCAGTTCTGGCTCGGGCTGATGTTGATGTATGCCTTCGCGCTGGTTCTCGGCTGGTTTCCCAGCTTCGGCTATGGCGACGGCAATCCGCGCTACATCGTGCTGCCGGCGGTCGCTCTCGGCGTGGCGCCACTCGCCCTGCTGGCCCGCACGACGCGCGCTGCCGTGCTCGAGGTCATGAACGCGGACTTCGTCCGCACTGCTCGCGCCAAGGGCAACAGCGAGGTCCGGGTGATGCGCTGGCATGTGGCGCGCAACGCGATGGTCATCGTGCTGACGACGCTGGGCCTGCAGTTCGGCTCGATCATGGGCGGCGCCGTCGTGATCGAGAAGCTTTTCGCTTGGCCGGGCATCGGCTCGCTGCTGGTCGACAGCGTGTCGCTGCGCGACATTCCCGTTGTCCAGGCCTGCATCCTGCTGCTCGTGCTTTTCTTCCTCGTCGTGAACATCATCGTGGACGTGCTCTGCGCTCTGATCGATCCGCGCATCAAATATACCTAG
- a CDS encoding ABC transporter permease, which translates to MKFRANLWIGGVLFAAVVVGGTLAPWLAHTDPVMDANLMNAEVPPGAEFWFGTDAQGRDIYSRVLYGARISLTVGIVSQMINTVIGVALGMSAGYFGGWWDDFVNGLTNLMLSIPSLVFALAIMAILQPGLTSLLIALGLTNWSYTCRLSRAATLSIKQQGYVEAARSFGSSNLRIMLLQILPNIAGPIIVIGTLGMGGAVLAEAALSFLGLGIRPPFPSWGSMLSDARDQITTAPWISVFPGLAIFMTVLGLNLLGDGLRDILDPHSQLRKA; encoded by the coding sequence ATGAAATTCCGAGCCAATCTCTGGATCGGTGGCGTGCTCTTCGCCGCCGTCGTGGTCGGCGGGACGCTGGCGCCCTGGCTGGCGCATACCGATCCCGTCATGGATGCCAATCTGATGAATGCCGAGGTTCCGCCCGGCGCCGAGTTCTGGTTCGGCACGGATGCGCAGGGTCGCGACATCTACAGCCGGGTGCTCTACGGCGCCCGCATCTCGCTGACGGTCGGCATCGTCTCGCAGATGATCAACACGGTGATCGGCGTGGCGTTGGGCATGTCGGCGGGGTATTTCGGCGGCTGGTGGGACGATTTCGTCAACGGCCTGACCAACCTCATGCTGTCGATCCCCTCGCTGGTCTTCGCGCTCGCCATCATGGCGATCCTCCAGCCGGGCCTGACCAGCCTTCTGATCGCGCTCGGCCTGACCAACTGGTCCTATACCTGCCGGCTGTCGCGGGCTGCGACGCTGTCGATCAAGCAGCAGGGCTATGTCGAGGCGGCGCGCTCCTTCGGCTCGAGCAACCTGCGGATCATGCTGCTGCAGATCCTGCCCAACATCGCCGGCCCGATCATCGTCATCGGCACGCTCGGCATGGGCGGCGCCGTGCTGGCGGAGGCCGCGCTGTCCTTCCTAGGACTCGGCATCCGCCCGCCTTTCCCGAGCTGGGGCAGCATGCTCTCGGATGCGCGCGACCAGATCACCACGGCGCCCTGGATCTCGGTCTTTCCGGGTCTCGCCATCTTCATGACCGTGCTCGGCCTCAACCTTCTGGGTGACGGTCTGCGCGACATCCTCGACCCACACTCGCAGCTTCGCAAAGCCTGA
- a CDS encoding succinylglutamate desuccinylase/aspartoacylase family protein: MTTPDLIDPPLETIRFHGLKAGPKLLVLGAVHGNETCGPNAIARVVEDCRAGRVSIQRGEVTFLPVANPKAYRQDTREGDRNLNRDLRERPQPGDNEDRIGNRLSAILRQHDILLDVHSFTGEGVPFVFFGPEDNRGDLEPFRHGAAEAAFAACLGVDLMIHGWLDIYVRLIAARERLNLPRLAVTEGYGTTEFMRFAGGYGVTLECGRHDDPTSVDVGYKAIRNVLAHVGLTDEAAPTAEKRLVVHMDDLVICEAEGDRVEGTWKTGDRVAKGTPIARRADGSILAMPRDGFIIFPNPKAKPGEGICYLGSESHRRP; encoded by the coding sequence ATGACCACGCCAGACCTGATCGATCCGCCGCTCGAGACCATTCGCTTCCATGGGCTGAAGGCGGGGCCGAAGCTCCTCGTGCTCGGTGCCGTCCATGGCAACGAAACCTGCGGGCCGAATGCGATCGCCCGCGTCGTCGAGGACTGCCGTGCGGGCCGCGTCTCGATCCAGCGCGGCGAGGTCACATTCCTGCCCGTCGCCAATCCGAAGGCCTACCGGCAGGACACCCGCGAGGGCGATCGCAACCTCAACCGCGACCTGCGCGAGCGGCCGCAACCGGGTGACAACGAGGACCGGATCGGCAACCGCCTCTCCGCCATCCTGCGCCAGCACGACATCCTGCTCGACGTCCACTCCTTCACCGGGGAGGGTGTGCCCTTCGTCTTCTTCGGGCCGGAGGACAATCGCGGCGATCTCGAGCCCTTCCGCCATGGCGCGGCCGAGGCCGCCTTTGCCGCTTGCCTCGGCGTCGACCTGATGATCCATGGTTGGCTCGACATCTATGTCCGCCTGATCGCGGCGCGCGAGCGGCTGAACCTGCCCAGGCTGGCCGTAACGGAAGGCTACGGCACCACCGAGTTCATGCGCTTCGCCGGCGGCTATGGCGTCACGCTGGAATGCGGGCGCCATGACGATCCGACCTCGGTCGATGTCGGCTACAAGGCGATCCGCAACGTGCTCGCGCATGTCGGGCTGACGGACGAGGCCGCTCCGACCGCCGAGAAACGCCTCGTCGTCCATATGGACGATCTCGTCATCTGCGAGGCGGAGGGCGATCGCGTCGAGGGAACGTGGAAGACAGGCGACCGGGTCGCCAAGGGCACGCCCATCGCCCGCCGCGCCGACGGCAGCATCCTGGCGATGCCGCGCGACGGTTTCATCATCTTCCCGAACCCCAAGGCCAAGCCCGGCGAGGGCATCTGCTATCTCGGCAGCGAAAGCCACCGCCGGCCGTGA